The Polyangium aurulentum genomic interval TTCCGTACCACCCGATCGCGCGACACCAGGGCTCCGGCGAGCGTCCGGTTGCGGGGTCGGCCCAGGGCTGCGCCCGTTTCTCGTCCCACGCGTGATAGAGCAGCCCTGACCCTCCCTGCAGGTGGTGCGCGTAGATGAGGAGCTGCCGCGCTACCTCCTCATCGGTGGACGCTCTCTGGCCGAACTGCACGCCATAGCCAGCGAGGAATGGCAGCACCATGTAGACGCCGTCGGCCCACAGTTGCGAATCCAGGCTGGCAGTATGCCGGACCTATCAAATAGCCTAAGCAGCAGGTGGGCGGACGGCAAAGGGGTGAGGGGTGCGCAGGACGGCACGTAGGAGGGGCCTGCTTGCGTTAGCTTCCGCTTCCTACCCCCTTTTTCGGCCCGGCTATGGCCAAGCCGATCAGCAAAATTGCCGCGAGCGCGACGAGCGCGCCTACCAATCCCGCGCCGTCGCCGAACTGGAAGAACCCCACATCCTCCCGTAGAAGAACCGCAAGATCCCCGCGTACTCCCACCCATGCTCCGCGAGCCAGTTCGCCCCGTTCTGGCTCAGGCACCCCCGATTTCCCGGATGCGCGTTGAGCGCCAGCCCCGTCGGAATGTCGCCGCATTGAATCGGCTCTCAACGGTTCGGCATAAGAAACCGGACCAGGCGGACGGTGATGCTCGAGCGGGTTCGTCCAATCCGCACGTTATGGCGAAGATCTTTGACGTCAAAGCCGCATGCGAACGTCACCGCCAGCGAACTCGGTTTCTTATGACCAACCCTCGAGAGCCGATTCAATGCGGCGAGCGCGGGGGCCACCCCTCCGCGATGGGCACGTTCTGAGGCCGTCGTCGACAGGGAGCTGGTAGCCGAACCGGCGGAAACGGCGCGATGCCATGCTGTTGGCTTCCACGGTGGCTTCGCGCGCGAGAGGGCCACAAACGGAACTCGTGCTCGGCAGCGATGAACAAAAACTGGTTTGGAAAGTGGCCAAGAGTGGACCTGACCCCCTTGGAATCAAGGGTCGGATCCGTAAGAGCCCCAGAATGCGCGGCACTTTCGAGGTTTGCCGCGGGTCCTGACAGGCCAGGATGACGGGCACGTCGAGGCGGTTTTGGCGCTCCGAAGAGGGCTCCCCAACCTGCCCTGGGGCTCTCGGCGGTAACCGGCTTGTCCGAGCCAGCCGTTTCGCCGCTCCGTGCCCATTCGAGCACGCGCCTCGCAGCCGTGAAACGGGGTTACCTGCGCACCCGCCCGGCGAACCTCCCGCGGCTCAAGCCGATCGGCCAGACCGTCCTCGAGCTTCCCTCCGACGAGGAGGTCAAGAAGCTCCTCGACGCCGCCCGGGAAGCCCACCGCCGCAGCTTCGCCCTCATGGCGTACGCTGGACTCCGCCCCAACGAAGTCCGCACGCTACGCCGCCGAGACGTCCGGCTGCGCTGGGAGAAGGGAGAGGCCATCGGAAGCTTCGTCAGCATCCTGGAGGGCCGCTCCCACGGGCAGATCCGCACGCCCAAGACCGGCCAGCGCGAGATCCCCATCGTCCCGCCCCTCGCGCGCCTGCTCGCCCCCGTGGAGCAGGGTCCGCGTGACGGCCACATCGCCTTGAACGAGCGCGGCAAGCCGTGGGGTCAGTACGGGCTCGATCAAGCGTTCAGCCGGGTCCGACGGCGTGCGGGGCTCGAGGGGTGGTCAGTGTACTGCCTTCGGCACCACGCCATCACGCTCTGGCTCCGGCGCGGCGTGCCGGTCCACGTCGTCCAGCGGATGGCAGGTCACAAGCACCTGGCCACGAGCCAGCGGTACGCGCACTACCTCAAGAAGGACCTCGAAGAGGCCGCCCGTCGCCTCGCTGAAACCAGCGCCTGGTAACGCGTTGGTAACAGTCTGGGAACGGCCTTCGGAGCAGCGCGCGGAGCAGTCGGCCTGAGCCTCTGAACCTATCGGAATCGCTACGGATTTCTTGGAGCCACCTTCGAGACTTGAACTCGAGACCTACGGTTTACGAAACGACCGTGGGGGGTTCGGCGGCTCCCTCGCTAAGTCCTGAGAACATCAAAGAAAACAGAGCTGTTCCGGGCACTTCCGCGACAGCGAGGGACCTGCCGCAACTGGACGGGACGAGACGCGAAGGGACACCTCACTACCGATCTTCTGGTAACAGTTTGGTAACGGGATGGGGTTGCTCGGTCGCGGTCGGCGTCGCGTCCAAGTGCGCCGGCCGATCGGCCTGCTTGAGGAGCTGGCGGACAACGCCGGGTCCAAAACGCAGGCGGCCGGGGTACGGGCGGCTAAGGTCCGTCTGGATCTTTTTTCTGGACGCTCGGCCTCCTGAAGACACTAGCAGTCATGGGAGGGGGCGCCTCGAGCGGAGCCCACGCCTTGCGATCCTCCACCGTGCGTTCCGGCCGGACTGCCGGTTCGGGGGCCAAGGAAACCCCGGCCAGACAGGCAACTCCGCGGGGCGCCTCCTCCCCTTCCCTGCAAGCCAGCGAGCGGCTCGGCGCGGCCGGGAGCGGCGCGAAGCCTGAGCGGGCGCGCGCGTCAGTGAATCGACGCGTCGGGTACGCTCATCGTGGCGTGAATGACCCGCGCGACAAGGTGCTCTTGCACGCCTTCCGTCTGCTCCGTGAGCTCGTCCCTACGCCGAGCGTCGCGATAGAAGTCACCGTCGGACCCCGGCATTTGCGCGGCGATGCCCTCGATCACCGCGCCAGCCGAGCGCCCTTTGATGTCGGCGTCGAAGCTCATGTACCTGTCGGACATCCACTGCGCAGCCTCCGTCCACGCCTGCGCCGTGAGGACGCGGTCGAGCATTGCTGGGTCCTTGGCAATGAACTCGAGCAGCCGCGCCTCGCGCGGGGCGGGCTCGTTCTCGGCATCGAGCGTGACCTCGAGCTCCATCGTGATCGTCATCCGCCGCGTGATCTTCATGTCGCCGGGCGTCCTACCACAAGCCTCCCGCACGCTGCCAGGGATCGACCGCATAGATTGGCAACAACCCGTGCCCAAGTTCCGTTCCTGGTAAAACCACAACAGGACAAACCAGCCACAGGTGCGCTCCAAGCTTCATCCTCCGGTCCGGCTGCCTGGCGGCCTGCGACATCGCCCCATGTCCGGGACCTCGCCTCAACGCTGTTGCGCGAGCGTCGAACTCGAAGCGCGCCACGCCCTAACCATCCACACCGGGATTGCACCCTTGCCAGGTGTGGATAACGACGTCCGCGCATGCACGCTCGTCCTCGATCACGATGAGGCTCACCTCGTCGGCCTCGTTCGTCACCGCGATAACGTTCGGCGGCGCCGCTCCGCGAACGTGCATGCGGACAGGAGCGGGTGCGCGAAGAGCGGGCTGCACCAGCGCTCCGCTTACCGGCCGGGATGGGCGTCCGTAGTCATCGCAAGCCGTCTCTCCGCCTGGACCAGGCGCACGTAAGCGCCGCTCTTCGAGATGCCGAGCATGGACGCTATCGATACCAGACAATCGCCCTCCACATGATAGCTGGCAAGGATCTCCCGATCGCTGGCACCGAGCCTCTGCCCTGATCTGTGCACGAGGATTCGTGATGCCAGAGCAGCCTCGGGATCTTGGGGTTCTGCGATGGCTCTCTCGAGGGCATCATCGTCGCTCACCTCGTACTGTCTGTAGTAGAGCCGGTGATAATTGCGGGCGATCTTTCGAGCGGTATCGAGTAGCCAGCGGCGCGCATCCGTGTGACCAGTCGGCACGCGCCGTTGCCTACGTAGCGCGACGAGAAAGACTGCCTGGCATAGATCCTCGACGTCCGCCCTCGCCACACCTGCGCGCCTCAGCTTGCGGCGAACAGGCTTCCCAAAGTTGGCATATAGCGCTCCGATGAATGCCTCTGGGGTCGTCATCGCAGCATTCATCCTGCCAGCCTCGGCGCCTGGCCGCGTGTCCGCGAGCGTTTCTTCGAGGCGGCCGGCGCCTTTCGCGAACGCTTCTTTGCATCCCTCCGATGCTTCTTCTGCGCCGCGACGCGGCGTTGTTGTATCTCGTGCTGGATGGCAACCGTCAGGTTGAACGCCGTCCTGTGTAGCTCGTCGAGCCCTATTTCGCGCTCTTCCGCCGTCATGGCGTAGCCACGGAACGTCGCCCGCCCCTCGCGCTTCTCGACCGGAACGCGCTCGGCGCTGCCGTAGATCTTGCCGTCGCTCGCAAGGACAAAGCCCGTCATTTCGACAAGACGCAGGTGCCCGGCGGCCGCGATCGCCTCGGCATGGCTCATTTCCCATCCCTCGAATACGTCGCGGTCCGGCAAGCGTTGCGAGGGGTCGATGGCCATGTAAACCGTCCCGTTATGGCCGATGGCCAACTCCGTCGATAGCTCGTCGTGGACTTCGTCGACTGCAGATGAAGCGGATGCCTGTCCCATTGCGGCCTCTCTGGTACGCGCTCGCGCGCGAGCAACGCTTGCCGCCCCCGAGCGGCTGCGGCGCGCGACCCACGACGCCGACCAAGGCAACGGGGATCCGGGCGCCGCAGCCGCTCGCGAGCGACAAGCGGTTCCTTCTCGAAACGTGCAGGCGGAAAAAGAACGGCGAGCCTTTGCCGGTGGATGGAATGCCGAGCGGCTGCACAACGCGCGCGAGGAGCCCCCTCGTGCCGCCCAGCTTCCCACCGAGAGCGGCGCTCGCCGTTCTCAGCTTCGTACTTTGATCGGCGGACCCGAAATCGGTTAAACGTTCGGCGACCCGTGTCGATTTTTCTAGGGCGCGTGAGCGGACGCACCAAACAGGCGCAGAGCTACCCTTTCGCGCAGCTCCCTGATCGGATTCTCAGGGAAAAGCTCGTCGTATCGGGCGAGCGCGGTCCGGGCGCCGGGGATGTCACCGAGGTCGGCCGCGTGCATGGCCGCATCCAGCAGGGCAGCGGCCGCGTGCCGGTCTCGCTCGAGCCCCTGCGCCGACCGGCGAGCGCTCTTCCTCGCGGGGGCCGCTGCGGCCGGGAGCTGTGGCGCCACGGTGCCACCCGAGGCGCCCGTGGGAGGCTGCGCCTCCTGAGGGGCTCCCGCTCCCAGCGAGTCGTCTGCCGGAAGCTGCATTGCCGGGAGCTGCGCCGCAATGGCGGCGCCAGGAGTCGGGACGCGGCCGGTTGCGACCGCCGGGCCCGGATCCGGCTCGTGAGCCAGAAACAGCAGACTGGCCAGCGCGGCCCCAATGGGCGCGCCGCACAGCTTGCCGGCGAGGAACCACTTGGCCCGTTCGGCTGAGCCCGGCGACGGGACGGGAAGCGGCACGATGGACGACCCAATCGAGCTCGGTCCTGACGCGGGCGCCTCGCCGGGCAGCGTGGAAGGCAGCCCCGCGCGTACGCGATCCGCTAGATCAGCCGGTATATTCGCGGTTCGGACGCGCTCCGGCCGAAAAAGCCTCGATACCATGAACGGGAGCAAGAGCGCGCGAGGGAGCGCCGCCTTCGCCTTGGCTCTGCGCTCCTCGTACAGCTCGACGAACTCCTTGCGCGCAGCACGGAGGCGACTTCGCGCGGTATCCTCCGTCACCGCGTACGCCGACGCGATTTGCCGATGGGAAAGCTCGTCCACGTAAAACGCCCAGAGGAGCTCGACGCGCTCGGGTGCCATCGCCTCGAGCACCTCGCGCACGGCACGACGCGTGTCCGCGTCGACCTCCCGGGCAAACGGCGCGTCGGGCAGCGGCATGAACGTCGCTTGCTCGCGTGCATAGCGCTTGTGATGCTGCAATGCGGTGTTCCGCGTGATCCCGTAAAGCCAGCCTATGAGGACCCCGCGAGAGGCATCGAAACTCGGCAGGCTGGCGAGGGCCTCACAGAAAACCTCTTGCGTGACGTCCGGGAGATCCTTGGGCGGGATCCGCCACGTGCCCAGCAGCCAGCGCGCGACCTTGCTCTCGAGACCGATGAGCGGGTTCTTGGGGTTTGGCGGCATGGGCACCTCTTCCGGAGCGGGGTTGGTGGTGGTCGTCTCCATGCACCCTACTTGGAACGAGGGGGGTGAAATCGGCGAAGCGCTCGTCAATTCTCCTCGGGAAGGCAGCAAAAGGTGGCTGGCCCCACAGACTCAACGCTTCCCTCGACCTCGCCCCCCGTCGCCTGGCATGTGCCCGGGTAGTACGTGACGTTCGAGATGGATTTGCTTCCGAGAGGCTGTCCCGCGCCGATGATGTCGTAGCACGGGGCGCCGTTTGACCCAGCAGGGACGCCAAGGAACAAGGGATCCGTGCATGCACCATCTTTGAACACCGACATGGTTGCCGTGCACACCCCACCTTCCGGCGCACCGCAGGCGCAAGCGGTGCAGCCGCGTTTGTCCTCATATCCCGCGTAAAACAGCAACTTGTCCGTGTACCCCTCCTCCGGGCACGCGTGGTCGCCTTCGCGCTTCACGCAGTGGCGGAAGCCGGATCCAGGCTCGGGCTCGGGGACACAGATCGCGCCGGGGCCGCATCCTGCGAAGGGAGGATCCGTGTAGCCCTGGCAGGCCACCCCCACGCGCCCCCACGACGGAGCGACAAACTCGGTGATCTTGGGGTCAGGCAGGAGGTCGGGTTCGCATTTCTCGTCCACCTTCGCCATCGCGCCGATGGTCAGAGACTGCACGCAAGGCGTCCCGCTCCCGGGTGGGCACTGCGCTTGCGCAGGGATGGCGTTGTCGGCGGAGCAGGACCCATCCCACGCGGGCGGGGGGTCGAATGACGTATCTGTGGCCCCATCCCCAGGACAGAGCGCTGCGTGCGCCGTCAGCGTCGCGGGAGGCGCACAGGAGGCCGTGGACGGCTTGCAGCTACATGACGTGCAACCTCCGCCGGGCACGACCAGATCGGCGAAGAAATCGCCCGGCTCTCGCACGGGCGCGAGCAGTGGGCAGGTGGGCGCCTGACCGGCGGGACCTACCCAGAGGAGCAGTGGCAGGCCGAAATCGGACGGGTTCGGGAGAACGCAGTCGGCGGAGCAACTTGGGCCTGCGTCTTCATCCGTCGCCTCGTCGGGGCCATCGGTTCCCCCATCCGAGGGTTCCGCGTCGTCTGCGCCGCTGTCCGCGGGGACATAGACGACGATCGTGTGCTCACCGCAACCCGTCGCTAGCGGAATCGCAAGCGCCGGAAGCGCAATAGATACAACTATCAAGCCACGCCGGCCCATAGAGGCAGGCTACGCCGGCCGCGTGTAAACTGTCAAGCACCCAAGCTACTTCACTCGAAGACCTTTGCGATCCCCAGCCCAATGGTCGGCACGATCGGTTTGGACGTCCATGCGATACGGTACGTGTCAGCCTCCGCGACGGCGATGTTGATTTGACGTAGCCGAACTGTGGCTTCCGCCTCGAACCTGAGAAACCACAGGTTGCCTGGCAAGCGAGCATCATACATCACCCTGAGCCCAGCAGCCGGATACAGAGCATCTCCATGAGCTACCGAGTAAGGGGCTTCAATCTCTGTATGGAGCCAGGTTGCTGCGGCAAGTCCGCACACCGATGCGCCCCTTG includes:
- a CDS encoding RNA polymerase sigma factor; the protein is MTTPEAFIGALYANFGKPVRRKLRRAGVARADVEDLCQAVFLVALRRQRRVPTGHTDARRWLLDTARKIARNYHRLYYRQYEVSDDDALERAIAEPQDPEAALASRILVHRSGQRLGASDREILASYHVEGDCLVSIASMLGISKSGAYVRLVQAERRLAMTTDAHPGR
- a CDS encoding sigma-70 family RNA polymerase sigma factor, whose amino-acid sequence is METTTTNPAPEEVPMPPNPKNPLIGLESKVARWLLGTWRIPPKDLPDVTQEVFCEALASLPSFDASRGVLIGWLYGITRNTALQHHKRYAREQATFMPLPDAPFAREVDADTRRAVREVLEAMAPERVELLWAFYVDELSHRQIASAYAVTEDTARSRLRAARKEFVELYEERRAKAKAALPRALLLPFMVSRLFRPERVRTANIPADLADRVRAGLPSTLPGEAPASGPSSIGSSIVPLPVPSPGSAERAKWFLAGKLCGAPIGAALASLLFLAHEPDPGPAVATGRVPTPGAAIAAQLPAMQLPADDSLGAGAPQEAQPPTGASGGTVAPQLPAAAAPARKSARRSAQGLERDRHAAAALLDAAMHAADLGDIPGARTALARYDELFPENPIRELRERVALRLFGASAHAP
- a CDS encoding tyrosine-type recombinase/integrase, which codes for MKRGYLRTRPANLPRLKPIGQTVLELPSDEEVKKLLDAAREAHRRSFALMAYAGLRPNEVRTLRRRDVRLRWEKGEAIGSFVSILEGRSHGQIRTPKTGQREIPIVPPLARLLAPVEQGPRDGHIALNERGKPWGQYGLDQAFSRVRRRAGLEGWSVYCLRHHAITLWLRRGVPVHVVQRMAGHKHLATSQRYAHYLKKDLEEAARRLAETSAW